The sequence GTGAAGACCGCGCTGAACGCATCGAAGGCCGCGCTGCCGTACCTGCTGGCGAGCCCGGCCGGACGTGTCGTCAACATCGGCGCGGGCGCGGCGTTCAAGGCCGGCGCGGGCATGGGCCCGTACGCGGCCGCGAAGGCCGGCGTCGCGCGGCTCACCGAGGCGCTGGCGGCCGAACTGCTCGACCGCGGCGTGACGGTGAACGCGATCCTGCCGAGCATCATCGATACGCCGCCGAACCGCACGGACATGCCCGACGCGGATTTCACGCGCTGGGTCCGGCCGGAACAGATCGCGGCGACGATCGGGTTCCTGCTGTCGGCCGACGCACAGGCGATCACCGGCGCGTCGATTCCGGTGAACGGCCGCGTGGCGTAGGGCGCCCGCGCGGGGCTTGCCGCGTCGCGGCTCGCGCCGGGTCCGGCCGTGCGTACAATGTCGCACCGGATTGCGCGAGCCCAGCCTGAGACCATGAATCAGCCCACTATCCTGATCGTCGAAGATGAAATGGCGATCGCGGACACGATCGTCTACGCCCTCGGCACCGACGGCATGCAGACCGTCCACTGCACGCTCGGGCAGGCGGCGCTCGACCGCCTGCGCGACACGCGCTTCGATCTCGTGGTGCTCGACGTCGGCTTGCCGGATCTCAGCGGCTTCGAAGTGTGCCGGCGGCTGCGCACCTTCACCGATGTTCCGGTGATCTTTCTCACCGCGCGGCACGATGAAATCGACCGGATCGTCGGGCTCGAAATCGGCGCCGACGATTACGTGGTCAAGCCGTTTTCGCCGCGCGAGCTGGCAGCGCGGGTGCGCGTGATCCTGCGTCGCTTCTACCGGACGGCCGCGCCGGAACCGGTGTCCGCGCCGGCCGCGGCAACCGAGCCCGTCGCACCGGGCTTCGCGCTCGACACCGACGGCGCGCGCGTGTCGTGGCTCGGCCACGCGCTGGACCTCACGCGCTACGAATTCGGCCTGCTGGCGCTGCTCGTCCGGCATCCGGGGCGCATCTATTCGCGCGAGCAGCTGATGGACCTCGTGTGGCACGAGGCGCTCGATTCGGCCGACCGCACGGTCGACACGCATATCAAGACGTTGCGCGCGAAACTGCGCGCGATCGATCCCGAGCGCGACCCGATCCGCACGCATCGCGGGATGGGTTATTCGCTGCAACCGTAACGACCGGCATCGCCCATGCATATCGGCCTGCGCATCTTCTTCGGCTTTTTCCTGATCGTCGGTCTCGCCGCGCTGATCACGCTGCGCGTGTTCGTGCAGGAGGTGAAGCCCGGCGTGCGCGAAGCGATGGAGGACACGCTGGTCGACACCGCACAGGTGCTCGCGACGCTGGCTTCCGACGACATGGCGAGCGGGCACATCGCCGACGGCGCGTTCGCGCGTCAGCTCGAAAAACTGCATGCGAGCCCGGTCAGCGCGAACGTGTGGGGGATGCGCAAGGACACGATCAGCTACCGGATCTACATCACCGACGCGCGCGGCATCGTGCGCTACGACTCGGCCGGCGGCGCGGTCGGCCATGACTATTCGCGCTGGAACGACGTGTACCGCACGCTGCGCGGCGAGTACGGCGCACGCAGCACGCGTTCGGACCCGAACGACGAGAGCAGCACCGTGATGCACGTGGCGGCGCCGATCCGCAACGGCAACGCGATCATCGGCGTGCTGACGATCGCGAAGCCGAACCAGACGGTCGCGCCGTTCATCGCGCGCAGCCAGCGCAAGATCATGCTGTACGGCGCGTTGCTGATGGGCGGCGCGATCCTGATCGGCGTCGCGTGCACGTGGTGGCTGGTGGTCGGGCTGCGGCGCCTGCAGCGCTATGCGCGTGCGATCGCGGCCGGCGAGCGCGCGGCGATGCCGCTGCAGGGTGCGAACGAGCTGGCCGAGCTCGGGCGCGCGGTGGAAAGCATGCATCAGCGGCTGGAAGACCGGCAGTACGTCGAAACCTACATCCACACGCTCACGCACGAAATGAAGAGCCCGCTGGCCGCGATCAGCGGCGCGGCCGAACTGCTGCAGGAAGAGATGCCCGTCGCGAACCGGCGGCGCTTCACCGAGAACATCCGTCGCCAGGCCGGCCGCCTCGAACAGATGATCCGCAAGCTGCTCGCGCTCGCCGAAGTCGAGCAGAAGCAGCGTCTGTCGGTGCATGAGCCGGTCGCGCTGCTACCGGAACTCGAACAGCTCGTCGACGATCTGGAGCCCCGCGCGCGCAAGCGCGGCGTGCGCCTGCAGATCGATGCGCCGACGCCGGACGCGGAGCCGGCCGTTGTCGAAGGCGATCCGTTCCTGTTGCGCCAGGCGCTCGGCAACCTGCTCGACAACGCGCTGGATTTCGCGCCGCAAGGCAGCACGATCCGGATCGCGATCGAGCGGCAGCCGGCGGGCCGGGCGCACGTCGCGGTCGTGCGCGTCGCCGACGACGGCCCGGGGATTCCCGACTACGCGCTGTCGCGCGTGTTCGACCGGTTCTATTCGCTGCCGCGCCCGGACGGGCAGGATCGCAGCACCGGCCTCGGCCTGTGCTTCGTCCACGAAGTCGCGATGCTGCATCGCGGCCGGATCGCGCTCGCGAATCGCGACGAAGGCGGCGCGTGCGCGACGCTGACGTTGCCGGCGGCGGGTTGAAGCGGACTTCACGCTCGCCTCACATTCGCGTCACGCCGGCTTCAATCGCGCTTCACCGCGCCGGCTCATTCTGACGGTACTTTCCACTCCGGTATCCGTCAGCATGAATCGAGTCCTGTTGTTCAAGTCCGTGATCACGGCGTTTCTCGTGTTGCTCATCCTGATTCCGCTGCAGATGGTCGGCGGCATCGTGCAGGATCGCTCCGCGTATCGCGACAGCGCGCTGCAGAACGTCTGGTCCAGCTATGCGGGGCCGCAGGTCGTGACGGGGCCGGTCCTCGTCGTGCAGTACACGGAAGTTACGCGCGTACGCGACGATACGCGCGCCGGCGGCGCGACCAAGACGAGTCTGCACCGCGAGAAGAAACGCCTGCTGGTTTTTCCGAAGACGCTCAAGGTTGACGGGACGCTGGAGACCAATGTCCGCTATCGCGGCATCTACAAGGCGCTCGTCTACGAGCTGACGGGCCGCCTGACGGGCACGCTGGCACTACCCGACCTGACGAAATTGCCGCAATCGGACGGCCATGTGAATTTCGATATCGACAGCGTCTACGTGTCGCTCGGCATCGGCGATATTCGCGGGCTGCGGTCACAGCCCGTGCTGAAGGTCGGCGGCAAACCACTCGAACTCGAGCAGGGCACGCAGTTGGAGAACCTGCACAAGGGCGTGCATGCGAACCTCGATCTCGCGGCGTTCGCGGGCGCGAATGCCGGGGCGGTCGTGCCGTTCAATATCGACCTGGCATTGCTCGGCACGCAATCGGTCGCGTTCGCACCGGTCGCCGACCAGAACGATTTCTCGCTGAAGTCGACGTGGCCGCATCCGAGTTTCTATGGGGCGTTCCTGCCGTATAGCCGCAAGATCGATGCGCATGGCTTCAGCAGCACATGGAGCGTTACGTCGTTCAACACGAAGGTGCGCGAGCAGATCGCGTCCGGAAACGGCGAGGAACTGTTCGAAACGGCGGCGGTGTCGGTAATCGAGCCCGTGAACACCTATCTGCAGGTCGAGCGTGCGACGAAGTACGGCGCGTTGTTCGTGATCCTCACGTTCGCGAGCTTCTTCATGTTCGAACTCGTGAAGCGGCTGCGCATTCACCCGATCCAGTATCTGCTGGTCGGCCTGGCGCTCGCGCTGTTCTTCCTGTTGCTGCTCAGCTTGTCCGAGCATATCCGGTTCGCGTATGCGTATCTCGCGGCAAGCGGCGCATGCATCGGGCTGCTCGGTTTCTATCTGTCGTTCGTGCTGCACAGCGTGAAACGCGGCGCGACGTTCGCGACGCTGCTCACGATGCTGTACGCGGCGCTCTACGGCCTGCTGCTGTCCGAAGACAACGCGTTGATGCTCGGCTCGCTGCTGCTGTTCGCGATTCTCGCCGGCATCATGACGCTCACGCGTCGCGTCGACTGGTATTCGGTCGGTGCGGCGTGGCAGCCGCTGGCCGACAAGCCGGGCGCGGGCACGGGCACGGGCACGGGGAAGTCGGGGCAGTGACGAAACGTATCTGATGGCTGACACCGGCCGGGTCGTTGCCCGGCCGGCGTGCATCTGAGAGACGTGCGGTGAAAGAGAACGGGAACGGGCGGCGCGCGGAGACATCGGCGCGCCGCCGTGTCATGCCGTCGACGACGACGGCGACGCCGGCTGGCGAAACCGCGCCAGCGGAATTTCCGCGATCGCCGCAATCTCGATCATCAGGTCGGCGCGGTAGAGGCGTTCGACCTGAACGGTCGTCGTCACCGGATACGGTTCGGCGAAGTACGTCTTGCGAAGGTCGCCGGCCTGCATGAACGCATCGATGTCGGTCGCGTAATGCACGAGCGAGATCACGTCCTGCATCCGTCCGCCCATCGCGGCGAGCACGGCGCGAATGTTGTCGAGGGTCTGCCGAACCTGCGCGCGCATGTCGCCGGCGCCGACCACCTGACCGTCCCGGTCGAGCGCCACCTGGCCCTTCAGGTGGACGATGCGGCCGTCGCCCTGGATCACGGCCATCGAGAACGCGCCGAACGGCGCCCAGACTTCCGGCGGATTCACTCCTTCTGTCATGACGCGGCTCCTGTCGGTCGAGGGGGCGGCGGTACGGGGCACGGTTGGCGGCAAGGCCGCCTGCAGGCCGTAGGCCATCACCTTATACTGGATGTTCCCCGTCATGTGATCCGAGCCGTGCCCAAGCCTGCTTCGCCGGATGCGTCCCCAGACGATCCGCGTCCGACCCCGCCTCAACAACCTGAACTGGAAGACTGCTGCAACAGCGGCTGCTCGCCGTGCGTCTTCGATCTGTACGACGACGCGCTCGCGCGCTATCGCATCGAGCTGGCCGACTGGGAAGCGCGGCAGGCGAAGCGCAAGCATCACCGCTGAGCCGGATGCCGGCGGGCGCGCATGCACCGTTCCTGCTTCGGGGGCCTCACAGCTGGCGGGCAATCCGTCCGGTTTCACGCGCCCGCACGCCGCCGCCGATGCAGCGGCCCGAGCGCCGTCGACAGTGCGATGCACGCGAGCAATACGACCGTCAGCGTAAACATCGATGTCCTGAACCCCAGCACGTAGTCGACAGCGGCCGGATCGATGCCGAGCCGCGCGAGGTGCTGTCGCGGCAACTGCTGATGTAAAACCGTGCCGCGCGACATGCGGCGGCGCATGGCGGACATCCTGTTCGCCGGGAAAATCTACGAGTAGCACCGTCCGGGCGATTCACGCACGCCGCATCGATCCGTCTACTCGGCGGCCTCTCCGTCGGCGTATGCACGCAGTCCGTCCGCCAGCGCGTCGAACACCGCCCGGCAGCGCGGGCTCGTCCGCAGGTCCTCGTGCATCACGACCCAGGTTTCCAGCCGCATCGCGGGCCCGTCCGGCAGCACGCGCACCAGCCGTGCGTCGCGTTTCGCGAGCCCCGTCTGGCAGAAGCCGATCCCGTAGCCGGCGCGGATCATCGCGAGCTGCGCGAGGTTGCTGTCGGTGCGCAGCGCGAACGCATCGCGTTTCCACGACGGCATCCCGCGCCCCGCCGAGCGGATGAACGGCGTGACCGTATCGAAGCCGATCAGCGCGTGATGCGCGAGTGCGTCGAGCGTCGCGGGCGCACCGTTTCGCGCCACGTAGTCGTCGCGCGCATACAGCCCGACTTCGATCTCGCCAACGCGCCGCGCGACGAGCGCGTCCTGCGCGGGCGGCGCCATGCGCACCGCGATGTCGGCCTCGCGCTTCAGCACGTCCTGGATGCGGTCGGTCGGAACCAGTTCGATGACGAGCCCCGGATGATCGTGCCGCAATTGCGCGAGCACGGGCGGCAGCACCTCGACGGCGATCACGTCGCTGGCCGAGATCCGCACGATGCCGCGCACGCCGGCGCCGTGGCTCGCGGCGGCGCGCTCGAAGGCGGCCGCCGCGCTGCGCAGCGCCTCCGCATGGCCGCGCAGCGCGAGCGCCGCCTCGGTCGGCAGCAGGCCCGACGGCGAGCGCGTGAACAGCGTCTGGCCGAACGCGGCTTCGAGCGCCGCGACGTGGCGGCCGGCCGTCGGCTGAGTGATGCCGAGCGCGCGCGCCGCGCCGGACAGCGAGCCTTCCGTCAGCACCGCGAGGAAGGTGCGATAGCGTTCCCAGTTCAGATCGGTGGTCATGCATAAATGTATAACTGATCTGCTAGGTTCGGCAATTCCTTGATAGCTCTCGGCCCGCCAGAATGCATCTCAAGACGGTTCATTCAAGGAGTGCGGCAATGACGACGAACGCAGGCGGGACGCAACGACAGGCACTCGTGCTCGGCGCGAGCGGCGGGATTGGTGGGGAAGTCGCGCGGCAGTTGCGCGACGCGGGCTGGCAGGTGCGCGCATTGAAGCGCGGGCTCGATGCCGACGTCGTGGAGCGCGACGGCATGGTGTGGATGCGCGGCGACGCGATGGATCGCGACGCGGTGGTGCGGGCCGCGCGCGGCTGCAGCGTGATCGTGCACGCGGTGAACCCGCCCGGCTACCGGAACTGGGCGACCCTGGTGCTGCCGATGATCGACAACACGATCGCGGCGGCGACGGTGGCGCAGGCGACGGTCGTACTGCCCGGGACGGTCTACAACTACGGCGCCGACGCGTTTCCGGTGCTGCGGGAAGATGCGCCGCAGCATCCGGCGACCCGCAAGGGCGCGATCCGCGTCGAACTGGAGCGGCGGCTGCAGGAAGCGACCGCGCAGGGCGTTCGTACGATCGTCGTGCGCGCGGGCGATTTCTTCGGGCCGCGCGCCGGCAACAACTGGTTTGCGCAGGGGCTCGTCAAGGCGGGGCGGCCCGTCGCGGCCGTCAGCGTGCCGGGGCAGCCGGGCGTTGGCCATCAATGGTCGTACCTGCCGGATGTCGCACGCACGATGGTCGAACTGATCGAGCGCCGCGATACGCTGGAGCCGTTCGCGCGCTTTCATCTCGGCGGGCATTGGGACGCGGACGGCACGCAGATGGCCGAGGCCGTCAGTCGCGTCGCGCAGCGGCACGGCATGCGGCCGGTGCTGCGGCGCTTTCCGTGGTGGTTCGTGTGGGCCGCGGCGCCGTTCGTGACGACGCTGCGCGAACTGCTCGAGATGCGTTACCTGTGGCGCGAGCCGATCCGCCTGGACAACGCGCGGGTGACGGCGGTGCTCGGCCGCGAACCGGTGACGCCGCTCGACCAGGCGGTGGAGGAGACGCTGGCGGGGCTGGGGTGTCTGCGGTGAACGACGGTTCCCGGGCGGTCGACAAGCGGGAGCAGGCGGGCGCGATGCCGTTCGTCGCAATGCATGGTGTCGGCCGGCATGGCGTGCACATCGGCCTCAGTCGCGCCCGCGCTCCCCGTTACGAAACAACCGGCAACACCTCGACCGCATACCGGTGCCGGAGGCTGCGCCCGAGCACCGGGTCGTGCAGCTCCATCTCGAACGCATCGCCGTCCGCCATTGCCGCGATGGCGCCATGCACGGCAACCGTGCCGCCATACATCGCGCAGCGTGCCGGCATCGCACGCCGGTCTTCGAAGCGCTGCCACAGCGCGTCCGGCGTCAGCAGGCCGCTGACCGCGCCATGCTGATACGCGACGCGCTCGCCGCCGCGCGCGATCAGCCATGAGCGCATTTCGATCCGGTCCCAGTGATCCGCGACGTCCGCGTAAAGCCACGCATCGCGGCCGAGCGGTTTCGCGCACACCTGCTTCGACACCGCGACGCCGTACGCTTCGACTTCGCGATCCGTATGATCGGAGCCGACCGTGACCAGCGTGCCGGCCGGACTGTCGACCAGCACGCATTCGATCTCGCCGCCCGAGCGTGCGCCGAGCACGCCGATCGACGGCGCCTGCGTGAGCAGCGCGGACGATACGCGATAGAAGCACGGCGTGGTCGACGGCGGCGCGACACCGAGCGCCGCGAGTTCGTCGATATGCGCGCGGATCGCTTCCGGATCGCGGCCGGCCCAGCCGGCGATCACGACGCGCTCGATCTCGACGTCGACGGCGGCCGGCGCGCGTTGCAGGGAAATCACGTTGAACGACAGGGCTTGCATGCGGTTATCCGTTTGAAGTGCGAAGGAAGGAATGAGCCGGCGGCGACGCTCATTCCGCCAGCGGCCGGTGCGCGGTCTCGCGCGCGACGATGAGCGCGATCGAGGTGACGACGAGCGCTGCGCTCACATAGAGAGACACGGCCGTCGTCGTGCCCGTCTGCCGGAACAGCGTGGCGATCAGGAGCGGTGCGAAGCCGCCGCCGACGATGCCGGCGAGCGTGTACGCGAGCGACGAGCCCGCATAGCGCACGCGCGTCGGGAACTGTTCGGTCACGAATGCGCCCTGCGGGCCGTACATCACCGCATGGATCACGAGGCCGATCGCGACGGCCGCGACGATCGCACCGGGGCGCGCCGTATCGAGCATCGCGAAGAACACGAACGCCCATACGATGCCGGCGAGCGCACCGGCGAGATACACGGGCCGGCGGCCGAAGCGGTCCGACAGCGCCCCGAAGAACGGCACCGCGAGCGCGTTGCAGGCCGTGCCGACCATCACGGCCGTCAGCGCGACGGGGCGCGACAGGTGCAGCACGGTCGTCACGTAGGTCAGTGTGAACACGACGATCAGCGCATACAGCACGTCCGAACCGATCCGCGAACCGCCAGCGATCAGCAGGCGCCGCCAGTGGTACTTCAGCACGTCGGCGACGGGCACCTCGGCGGTCGCGTGCGATTCGGCGAGCTGCTCGAACTGCGGCGTTTCGTCGACGCCGCGCCGCAGCCAGAAGCCGAACACGACGAGCAGCGCGCTGGCCGCGAACGGCACGCGCCAGCCCCAGGACAGGAAGTTCTCGGACGTGGTCGACAGCGTCACGAGCGCGATGCAGCCGGTGCCGAGCAGCGTGCCGAACGACGGGCCGATCTGTGTCCACGACGCGGACAGCCCGCGCCGGTTCTGGTCGCCATGCTCGACCGACAGCAGCACCGCGCCGGCCCATTCGCCGCCGAGCGCGACGCCCTGCACGAAGCGCAGCGCGACGAGCAGGATCGGGCTCAGGATGCCGGCCTGCGCATAGGTCGGCAGCGCACCCATCAGCGCGGTCGTCAGCCCCATCAGCACGAGCGTGAGCATCAGCACCGCACGGCGGCCGATGCGATCGCCCAGATTGCCGAACACGAAGCCGCCGAGCGGACGCGACACGTAGCCGACCGCATAGGTCGAGAACGCGAGGATCGTGCCGGCCAGCGGATCGACCGACGGGAAGAACAGGTGGTTGAAGACGAGCGCGGCGAGCGTGTTGTAGATCGTGAAGTCGTACCACTCGAGCGACGTGCCGATCATGCTCGCGGTCGCGAGTCGGCTGTTGCGGACGCGGCGGGGCGCGTGGACGGCGGGCTGGGCGAGAGTGCTCATGGTGTCGGGCATATCGTGATGTAGGACGGGATGAAGCGCGGGGCCGGCGCATCGGCCGCGCGCGAATGCGGCACGGCCGGCGTTGGCGTTCGTCAGGCAGACAGCGCGGCGGCGGTCGGCTCGGCTTCGCAGTCGCGGCGCGCGGCCGGCAGCGGCGCGGCGGCGCGCCACAGCAGATCGAAGGTGCGCACGTCGTCGTGCCCGGCGAGCGCGGCGGCCACACGACGCGTCGCGGCCGCATCGCTGCCTTCGATCAGCACGAGCGCGTCGGCGGCCGGGCATGCGGCCGCATCGGCGCCGATCGGCGCGGACAGCTCGGGTGCGGTGCAGAAGAGCCGTGCGGCGTGGATGCCCGGTTCGCGCAGCGCGGCATCGAAGCGCTCGCGCAGGTGCGGCACGTCGATGCGATCCGGCGGCAGCACGAACAGCGCGAGATGCGCGCCTTCGCCGTCGCCGGCCTCGATCGTCAGTTCGCCGACGCGCCGCTGCGTACCCGTCATGCGTTCGAAGTTCGCGAGCGACCACGCGGTCTGCTGCGTGAATGCGCGCCGGTACGCATCGCTGCGGAACACGTCGAGCGTGTCGGTCACGTAGAGCGCGAGGTACTGGCGCGTGCCGCCGTCGGTTGCGCGAAAGCGCCGTGCGTGCGTGAAGCCGGGAATCGCGACACGTTCCTGCATGTGCTCGCGGTCGTACCACGCGTTGAAGTCGGCTTCGTGCGCGGGGTCGATATCCGTCCAGACGCAAAGCTGGCCGTGCGGAAGGGAAAGGCGGGTCATCGCGGGGTTCCTCGTGACGGGGGTGTGTCAGGAACCGCAGTTTCCCGAAGACGGGCCGCGCCCGTCCAACAAGAAAACAAATTCGCGGTGAACAGGTTTTCTTATGAGCGGTGCGGGCGGCGTTTGGCAGGGGCGGCGGGGGCAGCGGGCGGTGCGGATTTCGTCTTGCGTTTCTTCTGCGTCGGGGGGCTTGCCTTTGCCTTCGTTTTTGCCGATGCAGCGGGTGCAGCGGGTACAGCGCGTGTGGGGCGCGCATCGGCTTCGGCGGCGGCGGTTGCCCTTGCCGGGTTCGGAGCGGCCGTCATTGCGCGCGCGACTTCGCTGGCGAGTTCCGCGATGCGCGCGGCAACCGGCAGGCCCTGGCTTCGGTACGTCGCGACGAGCGGCAGCGCGGGGAATTCGGGGTCGACGTCGAGCAGTTCGAGCGCGCCTTCGTTCAGTTCGCGCCCGATGATCGCGGGCGGCAGCGCGGCCACGCCGAAGCCGTCGGCGACGAGGCGGATCATCGCGGCGACCGACGTGATGCAGTTGATGCTGGCCGGCCGCTCGACGGCCGCGAACAGCCGCTCGATCGTCGCATGCGGCCCCGAGTGGCGCGAGAAGCTGATGATCGGAAATTCGGCCAGGCGCGCGACGTCGAGCGGCTGGCCGCCGAGCCCGAGGCGCGGGCTTGCCGCCCAGCGCACGGGGAATTCGCACAGCGGCAGGTTCGTGAAGTCGGGGCCCGGCACCGGGTCGGTCTGCAGGATCAGGTCGACGCCGTCGGTGCTGAGCAGGCGGATCAGGTGCAGCGTCGTGTCGCTCGTGATCTCGACGTCGAGGCGCGGATAGCGCTCGCGCAGCTGCGCCATCAGCGCCGGGAACCAGCTGTGCACGATCGATTCGATCACGCCGATCCGGATCAGGCCCGCGTCGCTCGCCGCATCGATGTCGCGGCGCATTTCGCCGTCGAGCCGCACGATCCGTTCCGCGTACGCGAGCATGCGCCGGCCCGCGGGCGTGAGCGTGGCCGAGCGCGTGTTGCGGTCGAACAGGCGCACGTCGAACGCTTCCTCGAGCGACGCGATGCGGCTCGACACGGCGGCCTGCGTCGTGTGCAGTTTTTCGGCGGTGAGCCGGAAGTTTTCCAGCTTCGCGAGCCAGACGAAGGTTTCAAGAAACCGGATGTTCATCGAATTCCAAACGGTGAGGCGGTGCCGGATGGGCGGCGCGATCGGTCGATGGTAGCGGATTTTCGGGGCGGGAAACGAGCGGGCGGAGCGGTGAGCGCGCCGTAGCCGGTGCCGGGACGGGCGGCGAAGTGCCGGAGGACGTGCACGGAACGCCGCCCGCAGCGATGGGTCACGCGGGCGGCGCGCCCCCGCGCATCAAAGCTTGTCGAATGCGAGCGTCGGCACGTCGACGACCATCGCGCCGCCGTCGGCGACGAGCGTCGCGCCGGTCACGAACGACGCATCGGGCGACGCAAGGAACGCGCAGACGGCCGCGATTTCGTCCGGATCGGCCGCGCGCCGCAGCGGCACGTCGGCGCTGACGCGCGCATACGCGCGCTCGAGCGTGTCGCCATGCGCGGCCATCAGCGGTTCCATTTCCGCGTCGGCCATCGGCGTGCGGACCCAGCCCGGGCACACGGCGTTCGCGCGCACGCCGTGCGGCCCGTAGTCGCGCGCGAGCGACCGTGCGAGCCCGAGCAGCGCGTGCTTGCCGACCGTGTAGCCGCACACGCCGGGCCCGGCCGCGAGCGCCGCGATCGACGCGACCAGCACGATATTGCCGTGCTGCGCGATCAGGTCGGGCAGGCATGCGCGCGCGCTGACGAACGCGGTGTCGAGGTTCGCGTGCATCGCGTCGCGCCACTGTGCATCGTCGGTTTCGTCCGCACGGCCGACACCGTGGCCGCCGGCGCACGCGACGAGCGCGTCGACGCGGCCGAAGCGTTCGGCGATGCGCGGCAGGAAGCCGGCCCAGTCGGCGGTGCTCGCGGCGTCGCCCGCGAGCGCGAGACCGCCGGTTTCGGCGGCCAGCGCGTCGAGCGGCGCCTGACGCCGGCCGATCAGCACGACGCGGTCGCCGCGGCTGGCGAAGC comes from Burkholderia pyrrocinia and encodes:
- a CDS encoding SDR family NAD(P)-dependent oxidoreductase; the protein is MEHDLKGKAIAITGGFGHLGVATAAWLGERGARVALIGRGAAPAAQALPGVPADALRIGGIDLVDPQAAARALETVQREFGRVDALLNIAGAFVWQTIADGDAATWDRMYELNVKTALNASKAALPYLLASPAGRVVNIGAGAAFKAGAGMGPYAAAKAGVARLTEALAAELLDRGVTVNAILPSIIDTPPNRTDMPDADFTRWVRPEQIAATIGFLLSADAQAITGASIPVNGRVA
- the creB gene encoding two-component system response regulator CreB, with the protein product MNQPTILIVEDEMAIADTIVYALGTDGMQTVHCTLGQAALDRLRDTRFDLVVLDVGLPDLSGFEVCRRLRTFTDVPVIFLTARHDEIDRIVGLEIGADDYVVKPFSPRELAARVRVILRRFYRTAAPEPVSAPAAATEPVAPGFALDTDGARVSWLGHALDLTRYEFGLLALLVRHPGRIYSREQLMDLVWHEALDSADRTVDTHIKTLRAKLRAIDPERDPIRTHRGMGYSLQP
- the creC gene encoding two-component system sensor histidine kinase CreC: MHIGLRIFFGFFLIVGLAALITLRVFVQEVKPGVREAMEDTLVDTAQVLATLASDDMASGHIADGAFARQLEKLHASPVSANVWGMRKDTISYRIYITDARGIVRYDSAGGAVGHDYSRWNDVYRTLRGEYGARSTRSDPNDESSTVMHVAAPIRNGNAIIGVLTIAKPNQTVAPFIARSQRKIMLYGALLMGGAILIGVACTWWLVVGLRRLQRYARAIAAGERAAMPLQGANELAELGRAVESMHQRLEDRQYVETYIHTLTHEMKSPLAAISGAAELLQEEMPVANRRRFTENIRRQAGRLEQMIRKLLALAEVEQKQRLSVHEPVALLPELEQLVDDLEPRARKRGVRLQIDAPTPDAEPAVVEGDPFLLRQALGNLLDNALDFAPQGSTIRIAIERQPAGRAHVAVVRVADDGPGIPDYALSRVFDRFYSLPRPDGQDRSTGLGLCFVHEVAMLHRGRIALANRDEGGACATLTLPAAG
- the creD gene encoding cell envelope integrity protein CreD; the encoded protein is MNRVLLFKSVITAFLVLLILIPLQMVGGIVQDRSAYRDSALQNVWSSYAGPQVVTGPVLVVQYTEVTRVRDDTRAGGATKTSLHREKKRLLVFPKTLKVDGTLETNVRYRGIYKALVYELTGRLTGTLALPDLTKLPQSDGHVNFDIDSVYVSLGIGDIRGLRSQPVLKVGGKPLELEQGTQLENLHKGVHANLDLAAFAGANAGAVVPFNIDLALLGTQSVAFAPVADQNDFSLKSTWPHPSFYGAFLPYSRKIDAHGFSSTWSVTSFNTKVREQIASGNGEELFETAAVSVIEPVNTYLQVERATKYGALFVILTFASFFMFELVKRLRIHPIQYLLVGLALALFFLLLLSLSEHIRFAYAYLAASGACIGLLGFYLSFVLHSVKRGATFATLLTMLYAALYGLLLSEDNALMLGSLLLFAILAGIMTLTRRVDWYSVGAAWQPLADKPGAGTGTGTGKSGQ
- a CDS encoding RidA family protein, with the translated sequence MTEGVNPPEVWAPFGAFSMAVIQGDGRIVHLKGQVALDRDGQVVGAGDMRAQVRQTLDNIRAVLAAMGGRMQDVISLVHYATDIDAFMQAGDLRKTYFAEPYPVTTTVQVERLYRADLMIEIAAIAEIPLARFRQPASPSSSTA
- a CDS encoding oxidoreductase-like domain-containing protein, which translates into the protein MPKPASPDASPDDPRPTPPQQPELEDCCNSGCSPCVFDLYDDALARYRIELADWEARQAKRKHHR
- a CDS encoding LysR family transcriptional regulator, whose translation is MTTDLNWERYRTFLAVLTEGSLSGAARALGITQPTAGRHVAALEAAFGQTLFTRSPSGLLPTEAALALRGHAEALRSAAAAFERAAASHGAGVRGIVRISASDVIAVEVLPPVLAQLRHDHPGLVIELVPTDRIQDVLKREADIAVRMAPPAQDALVARRVGEIEVGLYARDDYVARNGAPATLDALAHHALIGFDTVTPFIRSAGRGMPSWKRDAFALRTDSNLAQLAMIRAGYGIGFCQTGLAKRDARLVRVLPDGPAMRLETWVVMHEDLRTSPRCRAVFDALADGLRAYADGEAAE
- a CDS encoding NAD-dependent epimerase/dehydratase family protein produces the protein MTTNAGGTQRQALVLGASGGIGGEVARQLRDAGWQVRALKRGLDADVVERDGMVWMRGDAMDRDAVVRAARGCSVIVHAVNPPGYRNWATLVLPMIDNTIAAATVAQATVVLPGTVYNYGADAFPVLREDAPQHPATRKGAIRVELERRLQEATAQGVRTIVVRAGDFFGPRAGNNWFAQGLVKAGRPVAAVSVPGQPGVGHQWSYLPDVARTMVELIERRDTLEPFARFHLGGHWDADGTQMAEAVSRVAQRHGMRPVLRRFPWWFVWAAAPFVTTLRELLEMRYLWREPIRLDNARVTAVLGREPVTPLDQAVEETLAGLGCLR
- a CDS encoding DUF2848 domain-containing protein; the protein is MQALSFNVISLQRAPAAVDVEIERVVIAGWAGRDPEAIRAHIDELAALGVAPPSTTPCFYRVSSALLTQAPSIGVLGARSGGEIECVLVDSPAGTLVTVGSDHTDREVEAYGVAVSKQVCAKPLGRDAWLYADVADHWDRIEMRSWLIARGGERVAYQHGAVSGLLTPDALWQRFEDRRAMPARCAMYGGTVAVHGAIAAMADGDAFEMELHDPVLGRSLRHRYAVEVLPVVS
- a CDS encoding MFS transporter; the protein is MPDTMSTLAQPAVHAPRRVRNSRLATASMIGTSLEWYDFTIYNTLAALVFNHLFFPSVDPLAGTILAFSTYAVGYVSRPLGGFVFGNLGDRIGRRAVLMLTLVLMGLTTALMGALPTYAQAGILSPILLVALRFVQGVALGGEWAGAVLLSVEHGDQNRRGLSASWTQIGPSFGTLLGTGCIALVTLSTTSENFLSWGWRVPFAASALLVVFGFWLRRGVDETPQFEQLAESHATAEVPVADVLKYHWRRLLIAGGSRIGSDVLYALIVVFTLTYVTTVLHLSRPVALTAVMVGTACNALAVPFFGALSDRFGRRPVYLAGALAGIVWAFVFFAMLDTARPGAIVAAVAIGLVIHAVMYGPQGAFVTEQFPTRVRYAGSSLAYTLAGIVGGGFAPLLIATLFRQTGTTTAVSLYVSAALVVTSIALIVARETAHRPLAE